The following are from one region of the Lentimicrobiaceae bacterium genome:
- a CDS encoding carbohydrate-binding protein, translating into MKTLMLKIILPVCLLFYSSAATFAQGYLHANGKFIVDANGDEVILRGIGTGNWMLQEGYMMKSASFAGTQHEYRQKLIETIGEENTNTFYQSWLDNHFTRTDVDSMKRWGFNSVRVAMHYKWFTLPIEDEPVAGQDTWLEDGFVRIDSLLDWCGDNQMYLILDLHGAPGGQGHDANISDYDPSKPSLWESAENRRKTVALWARLAQRYADKPWMGGYDLINEPNWDLPGGTLLRQLYQQITTAIRAVDAHHMIIIEGNWFANDYTGLTPPWDNNMVYSFHKYWNFNTQGSIDWMKTIRNTYNVPIWLGESGENSNTWFTEAIGLCESNKIGWSWWPVKKDGINNVLEVTAGRNYDNLISFWETGSPVMNSEQAFAAVMEFSNNHRIENCKVKYDVIDAMMRQPFTTETLPVKIYHPGEPVHAVNYDMGRSSIAYWDADSANYYLSTGGDRVNWNQGWEYRNDGVDIEKCTDVNAGNIGYNVAYTSDGEWMQYTIQADTTAAYTVTYRSASSATPSVVHLQIDGTDAGSLHTLPYTGGWQTWSSSSQNNIILPAGTHKVRLVIDRAGSNLSFFSFTNPVSVNTVPFEFVSACTSTDGNLIYLTVNKGVTELNQQPGDFQVTANAISLGVSSVTIDPENNRKLILALNVPVRFQQVVKLSYSGTSVVSDGDFLTPFSEKDVKNNLLPRFTIPCLIQAEEFYVNNGFQLENCSDTGGGQNIGFANPGDYLDYLIYVPEAGEYKLDFRYATQSTTGRIEVRIGDGSEFVNHGSVYFPSTGGWQVWKNLSVNVNLPQGNQTLRIYTVSGEFNINWFSLATPNSVENSRLKGSLQVYPNPGNGLFRVNAKLDKFAPATIEILDVSGRELMVFNCKNADFVDETLNIQHFLPGIYMVKIKAGFESAQTRIVKY; encoded by the coding sequence ATGAAAACATTAATGCTGAAAATCATTTTACCAGTTTGTCTGCTGTTTTATAGTTCAGCAGCTACATTCGCACAAGGCTATCTTCATGCCAATGGGAAGTTTATTGTTGATGCCAATGGAGATGAGGTAATTTTACGTGGAATTGGCACTGGCAACTGGATGCTTCAGGAAGGTTACATGATGAAATCTGCATCATTTGCCGGTACTCAGCATGAATACCGCCAAAAACTTATTGAAACCATAGGAGAAGAAAATACCAATACTTTTTATCAGTCATGGCTCGATAATCATTTTACACGTACCGATGTTGATTCAATGAAAAGATGGGGTTTTAATAGTGTGCGTGTTGCTATGCATTATAAATGGTTTACATTGCCCATTGAAGATGAGCCTGTTGCTGGGCAGGATACCTGGCTGGAAGATGGTTTTGTCAGAATAGATAGCTTGCTCGATTGGTGTGGTGATAACCAGATGTACTTGATTCTGGATTTGCACGGTGCTCCCGGGGGGCAAGGTCATGATGCCAATATTTCTGACTATGACCCTTCAAAACCTTCACTTTGGGAAAGCGCTGAAAACAGAAGAAAAACGGTAGCTCTTTGGGCGCGCCTTGCTCAACGCTATGCTGATAAACCCTGGATGGGTGGTTACGACCTGATAAATGAACCTAACTGGGATTTACCGGGAGGTACCTTACTCAGGCAGCTGTATCAGCAAATTACCACTGCCATTAGAGCTGTTGATGCCCATCATATGATTATTATTGAAGGTAACTGGTTTGCCAATGATTATACAGGACTTACACCACCCTGGGATAATAATATGGTTTATAGCTTTCATAAATACTGGAACTTCAATACACAGGGTTCTATTGACTGGATGAAGACTATCAGAAATACTTATAATGTGCCTATTTGGCTTGGCGAATCGGGCGAAAATTCAAATACCTGGTTTACTGAAGCCATCGGACTTTGCGAGAGTAATAAGATTGGCTGGTCATGGTGGCCGGTTAAAAAAGATGGTATCAACAATGTGCTGGAAGTAACAGCTGGTCGTAATTACGATAATCTTATCAGTTTTTGGGAAACAGGCAGTCCGGTTATGAATTCTGAACAGGCTTTTGCTGCTGTCATGGAATTTTCAAACAACCATCGTATTGAAAATTGCAAGGTGAAATATGATGTGATTGATGCCATGATGCGCCAACCCTTTACCACTGAAACCCTGCCTGTAAAAATTTATCATCCAGGTGAACCGGTGCACGCTGTTAACTATGATATGGGACGCAGCTCAATCGCATACTGGGATGCCGATTCAGCTAACTATTATCTGAGCACAGGCGGCGATCGCGTTAACTGGAACCAGGGTTGGGAATATCGCAACGACGGAGTAGATATTGAAAAATGTACCGATGTGAATGCCGGTAATATCGGTTACAATGTTGCCTACACCTCTGATGGAGAGTGGATGCAATATACTATCCAGGCTGATACTACTGCAGCATACACTGTAACTTATCGTTCGGCATCTTCCGCCACTCCCTCTGTAGTTCATCTGCAAATTGACGGAACTGACGCCGGAAGTTTACACACCCTGCCTTATACCGGTGGCTGGCAAACATGGAGCTCTTCTTCTCAAAATAACATTATTCTTCCGGCCGGAACGCACAAAGTCAGGTTAGTGATTGATAGGGCTGGTTCTAATCTGAGCTTTTTTAGCTTTACAAACCCTGTTTCGGTCAATACTGTGCCTTTTGAGTTTGTATCGGCATGCACTTCAACCGATGGGAATTTAATTTATTTAACTGTAAACAAGGGCGTTACTGAGCTTAATCAACAGCCTGGCGATTTTCAGGTAACTGCTAATGCCATTTCGCTGGGCGTTTCATCTGTTACCATCGACCCTGAAAATAACAGAAAGCTAATACTTGCATTGAATGTTCCTGTTAGGTTTCAACAAGTGGTGAAACTTTCATACAGTGGTACATCTGTTGTTTCTGATGGCGATTTTCTGACCCCATTTTCTGAAAAAGATGTAAAGAATAATCTGTTGCCGCGTTTTACCATTCCCTGTTTGATTCAGGCTGAAGAGTTTTATGTGAACAATGGGTTTCAGCTTGAGAATTGTTCTGATACCGGAGGTGGACAAAATATCGGTTTTGCCAATCCCGGAGATTATCTGGATTACTTAATTTACGTACCTGAAGCCGGCGAGTATAAGCTGGACTTCCGGTATGCAACACAATCAACCACAGGGCGCATTGAAGTGCGGATTGGCGATGGCAGTGAATTTGTTAACCATGGCTCTGTTTATTTTCCGTCGACTGGCGGATGGCAGGTATGGAAAAATCTTTCAGTCAACGTGAACCTGCCTCAGGGAAATCAAACATTGAGGATTTATACCGTTTCGGGCGAATTTAATATCAACTGGTTTAGTCTGGCTACCCCAAATTCAGTGGAAAACTCCAGGCTGAAAGGTTCATTGCAGGTGTATCCGAATCCTGGAAATGGCCTGTTCAGAGTGAATGCTAAACTCGATAAATTTGCCCCGGCTACCATTGAGATACTTGATGTGAGCGGTAGAGAGCTTATGGTGTTTAATTGCAAAAATGCTGATTTTGTTGACGAAACATTGAATATTCAGCATTTTTTACCGGGAATTTATATGGTAAAGATTAAGGCAGGATTTGAGTCAGCTCAAACCAGAATTGTGAAGTACTAA